One genomic segment of Salminus brasiliensis chromosome 6, fSalBra1.hap2, whole genome shotgun sequence includes these proteins:
- the LOC140557813 gene encoding chondroitin sulfate N-acetylgalactosaminyltransferase 1-like has protein sequence MLKRWFLGMVVRRGPMLVVALWFVSLLYFMTCRPHGNQKHQMSKGTMDDMKYQALLQEHEEEYQHYARSLAQQIFQLTKALQERTRQLQKSLEQSAVMLPMELEELGKKSNSELEMFFKRQLRHAEINEGSKLPNEHALVPFESFSLNRVYQLESGLTRHPVQGTLRSDLGGALEAALHILNDPQKRNNSQYRRIYSPQEFFEGIFRTERDKGTVYDLTFRDNTSLDFRRLLFFRPFAPLMKVKEEVIDTSNMLINIIVPLAERVETFRQFMHNFREVCLQQVERIHLTVVFFGREKMDEVRGIIDSTARKMRSRNFTLIHLNEKFSRGRGLDVGASAWKKSNALLFFCDVDVHFTEEFLHSCRMNAQPGKRVFYPIPFSQYNPDVIYGEHNIPSTDKQLVISKSTGFWQDFGFGMTCQYRSDFINIGGFDPSIKTWGKEDLHLYRKYLHSNIMVVRAPSRGLFHMWHERLCADDLSAESFTTCMQSKAMNEASHSQMGELLFHREINSHLHKYKLHENIKTSTK, from the exons ATGCTGAAGAGGTGGTTTCTTGGCATGGTGGTCCGTAGGGGACCTATGCTTGTGGTGGCACTCTGGTTTGTGTCCCTTCTGTATTTCATGACCTGCAGACCTCATGGAAACCAAAAGCACCAAATGTCCAAAGGGACAATGGATGATATGAAGTACCAGGCTTTGCTGCAAGAGCACGAGGAGGAATATCAACACTATGCCAGAAGCCTTGCACAGCAGATCTTCCAGTTGACAAAGGCTCTCCAAGAGAGGACAAGACAACTGCAAAAGTCTTTGGAACAGAGTGCTGTAATGTTACCAATGGAGTTGGAAGAATTAGGAAAAAAGAGTAATTCAGAGCTTGAGATGTTTTTCAAACGGCAACTGCGTCATGCAGAAATCAATGAGGGCTCAAAACTACCAAATGAACATGCCCTGGTGCCATTTGAGAGCTTTTCCCTAAACAGGGTCTATCAGCTTGAGTCTGGGCTTACACGGCACCCTGTGCAAGGAACTCTTCGTAGTGATCTGGGTGGGGCATTAGAAGCAGCTCTACACATTCTTAATGATCCTCAGAAAAGGAACAACTCTCAGTACCGTAGGATATACTCTCCACAAGAGTTCTTTGAGG GAATTTTTCGCACAGAACGAGATAAAGGGACCGTATATGATCTGACATTCAGAGATAATACTTCTCTGGACTTTAGGAGGCTACTTTTCTTTCGGCCATTTGCACCATTGATGAAGGTGAAGGAAGAAGTAATTGACACATCGAACatgttaataaatataattgtaCCATTGGCAGAGAGAGTGGAGACATTTAGACAATTCATGCACAATTTCAG GGAAGTTTGTCTTCAACAAGTTGAAAGAATTCATCTCACTGTGGTGTTTTTTGGAAGAGAGAAAATGGATGAAGTGAGAGGAATTATAGACTCCACTGCAAG GAAAATGAGATCCAGGAACTTTACTCTAATACATCTAAATGAGAAGTTCTCCAGAGGAAGAGGGTTAGATGTGGGTGCTAGTGCCTGGAAGAAAAGCAATGctctcctttttttctgtgATGTGGATGTACATTTTACTGAAGAGTTTCTTCACTCCTGCCGCATGAATGCCCAACCTG GTAAAAGAGTCTTCTACCCCATACCATTTAGCCAGTACAACCCAGATGTAATATATGGGGAACATAACATACCTTCTACTGATAAACAGCTG GTAATCAGTAAAAGCACAGGATTCTGGCAGGACTTTGGATTTGGAATGACATGTCAATACAGATCAGATTTCATCAACATAG GAGGTTTTGACCCAAGCATTAAAACTTGGGGAAAAGAAGATCTTCACCTCTACAGAAAATATCTTCACAGCAATATCATGGTTGTTCGTGCCCCCTCACGAGGACTCTTTCATATGTGGCATGAGAGACTGTGTGCAGATGACTTATCAGCAGAGTCATTTACAACGTGCATGCAGTCCAAAGCCATGAACGAGGCCTCACACAGTCAGATGGGGGAACTTTTATTTCACAGAGAAATAAACAGTCATCTCCACAAATATAAACTCCATGAAAACATCAAGACAAGTACTAAGTGA
- the plpp1b gene encoding phospholipid phosphatase 1, giving the protein MFEAEGIFYILLDVACVVLAGLPFAVLNLQHNPFKRGFFCSDDTIKYPFKEDTISYQLLMGIIIPFALFVIVVGECLSIYLRSRPSFMNDYLACIYKAVGSFVFGAAISQSLTDIAKYTIGRLRPHFLTICKPNWGLVDCKSGYIEKFSCTGDKTLVNEGRLSFYSGHSSFSMYCMLFLALYMQSRMKAEWARLLRPTIQFFLIAASVYVGLSRVSDYKHHWSDVLTGFIQGAIVAVFTVFNVSNFFKAQPKGNKEEISHTTLQEATSNVNHYGSTE; this is encoded by the exons ATGTTCGAGGCAGAGGGGATATTTTACATTCTTCTGGACGTCGCCTGCGTTGTCCTTG ctGGACTACCATTTGCAGTTCTAAATCTCCAGCATAATCCCTTCAAAAGAGGGTTTTTCTGCAGTGATGACACCATCAAGTACCCCTTCAAAGAAGATACCATTTCATACCAGTTGTTAATGGGTATAATCATTCCGTTCGCATTATTTGTA ATTGTTGTTGGTGAATGCCTTTCTATATATCTCAGATCCAGACCGTCTTTCATGAATGACTACCTTGCATGCATCTACAAAGCAGTTGGGTCCTTTGTGTTCGGAGCTGCAATAAGTCAGTCCCTGACTGACATTGCCAAGTACACCATTGGCCGGCTGAGGCCACATTTCCTGACCATATGCAAACCTAACTGGGGCCTTGTGGATTGTAAGTCAGGTTACATTGAGAAATTCTCATGCACAGGAGACAAGACATTGGTCAATGAAGGGAG gCTTTCATTTTATTCTGGACATTCATCCTTTTCTATGTACTGTATGCTGTTCCTCGCA ctGTATATGCAATCAAGAATGAAGGCAGAATGGGCACGACTGCTAAGGCCAACTATCCAGTTCTTCCTTATTGCTGCTTCTGTGTATGTGGGCCTATCACGGGTTTCAGACTATAAACATCACTGGAGTGATGTTCTCACTGGATTCATACAGGGGGCCATTGTGGCAGTGTTTACT GTGTTCAATGTGTCAAATTTCTTCAAGGCTCAGCCCAAGGGAAACAAAGAAGAGATCTCGCACACAACCTTGCAGGAGGCAACAAGCAATGTTAACCACTATGGCAGTACTGAGTGA
- the LOC140556866 gene encoding spindlin-W-like isoform X1 — protein sequence MIHDPFFSNVLWFTTSPEISNGITLKKINICTVAAHVSESRPMMKKKDVHKYKHKHCASPSTSPTPPRRNIVGCRIKHKWKEDCYSPISHWTGTVLDQVAVNPSLYLIKYDGFDCVYCLEILKDDRVQGLEILPDKIASYRISDAYLAERILGQAVEHQFEMGDGSKNGWRGLVLARAPMMPTWFFITYEKDPVLYLYQLLEDYKEGDLRILPDPEDPVKTTEPGEAVESLVGKQVEYIKEDGTQRTGTVIHQVEAKPSVYFIKFDDDYHIYVYDMV from the exons ATGATACATGATCCATTCTTTAGCAATGTCCTATGGTTTACAACCAGTCCTGAAATTTCTAATGGGATAaccctaaaaaaaataaatatttgtacaGTTGCAGCACATGTGTCTGAGAGCAGGCCTATGATGAAGAAAAAAGACGTGCATAA GTATAAGCACAAACATTGTGCAAGCCCTAGCACATCACCTACTCCTCCTAGACGAAATATTGTTGGCTGCCGGATAAAACACAAATGGAAAGAGGACTGTTACAGTCCCATTTCACACTGGACTGGTACAGTTCTAGACCAGGTTGCAGTTAATCCTTCTCTCTACCTCATCAAGTATGATGGCTTTGACTGTGTATATTGCCTGGAAATTCTTAAAGATGACAGGGTTCAAGGGCTTGAAATCTTACCTGACAAAATCG CTTCATATCGAATAAGTGATGCTTATCTAGCAGAGAGGATCTTGGGTCAAGCTGTAGAACACCAGTTTGAAATGGGTGATGGATCAAAGAATGGCTGGAGAGGGTTAGTGCTTGCCAGAGCTCCCATGATGCCTACATGGTTTTTCATTACCTATGAGAAGGACCCTGTTCTTTACTTGTACCAGCTTCTTGAAGACTACAAAGAGGGTGACCTCCGTATACTTCCAGACCCAG aAGACCCTGTTAAAACCACAGAGCCTGGTGAAGCTGTTGAGAGTCTTGTTGGAAAGCAAGTGGAATACATAAAAGAAGATGGCACGCAGAGGACAGGCACAGTGATTCATCAGGTTGAGGCCAAACCGTCCGTGTATTTCATTAAGTTTGATGATGACTATCACATCTATGTATATGATATGGTTTGA
- the LOC140556866 gene encoding spindlin-1-like isoform X2 — translation MNRFRKTSGPYRSREVAAHVSESRPMMKKKDVHKYKHKHCASPSTSPTPPRRNIVGCRIKHKWKEDCYSPISHWTGTVLDQVAVNPSLYLIKYDGFDCVYCLEILKDDRVQGLEILPDKIASYRISDAYLAERILGQAVEHQFEMGDGSKNGWRGLVLARAPMMPTWFFITYEKDPVLYLYQLLEDYKEGDLRILPDPEDPVKTTEPGEAVESLVGKQVEYIKEDGTQRTGTVIHQVEAKPSVYFIKFDDDYHIYVYDMV, via the exons atgaataggtTTAGGAAGACCTCAGGTCCCTACCGCTCCAGAGAAG TTGCAGCACATGTGTCTGAGAGCAGGCCTATGATGAAGAAAAAAGACGTGCATAA GTATAAGCACAAACATTGTGCAAGCCCTAGCACATCACCTACTCCTCCTAGACGAAATATTGTTGGCTGCCGGATAAAACACAAATGGAAAGAGGACTGTTACAGTCCCATTTCACACTGGACTGGTACAGTTCTAGACCAGGTTGCAGTTAATCCTTCTCTCTACCTCATCAAGTATGATGGCTTTGACTGTGTATATTGCCTGGAAATTCTTAAAGATGACAGGGTTCAAGGGCTTGAAATCTTACCTGACAAAATCG CTTCATATCGAATAAGTGATGCTTATCTAGCAGAGAGGATCTTGGGTCAAGCTGTAGAACACCAGTTTGAAATGGGTGATGGATCAAAGAATGGCTGGAGAGGGTTAGTGCTTGCCAGAGCTCCCATGATGCCTACATGGTTTTTCATTACCTATGAGAAGGACCCTGTTCTTTACTTGTACCAGCTTCTTGAAGACTACAAAGAGGGTGACCTCCGTATACTTCCAGACCCAG aAGACCCTGTTAAAACCACAGAGCCTGGTGAAGCTGTTGAGAGTCTTGTTGGAAAGCAAGTGGAATACATAAAAGAAGATGGCACGCAGAGGACAGGCACAGTGATTCATCAGGTTGAGGCCAAACCGTCCGTGTATTTCATTAAGTTTGATGATGACTATCACATCTATGTATATGATATGGTTTGA